tttggcatcttcttcgttttcaaaatcctattgaaaaggtcagtgagccatgttatacctgtctctcccaaaagtttccacacttcgattggtatattgtctgggcctattgcttttttatgcttcatcttcttcaaagctacaaccacttcttcctttcggattcgacgataaaaagagtagtttctacactcttctgagttactcaactcccctaaagaagcactcatttcatgtccttcattgaaaagattatgaaaataacctctccatctgtctttaatcgcgttctctgtagcaagaacctttccatcctcatccttgatgcacctcacttggtttaggtcccttgtcttcttttcccttgctctagatagtttatagatatccaactctccttctttggtatctactcgtttatacatatcgtcgtaagccgctaacttagcttctctgacagctttcttcgcctcttgcttcgtttttctatacctttcaccattttcatcggtcctctccttgtataaggctttacaacattccttcttagccttcacctttgtttgtacctcctcattccaccaccaagattccttttggtgtggggcaaagcccttggactctcctaatacctcttttgctacttttcggatacaactagccatggaatcccacatttggctagcttccccctctctatcccacacacattgggtgattaccttctctttgaaaatgacttgtttttcttcttttagattccaccatctagtccttgggcacttccaagtcttgttcttttgtcttactcttttgatatgtacatccatcaccaacaagcgatgttgattagccacgctctctcctggtataactttgcaatccttacaagttatacgatcccctttcctcattagaagaaaatctatttgtgtttttgacgacccactcttgtaggtgatcacatgttcttctctcttcttaaagaaggtgttggctaagaagagatcatatgccattgcaaaatccaagatagcttccccatcctcgtttctctccccaaaaccatggccaccatgaaaacctccatagttgcctgtctccctgcccacgtgtccatttaaatctcctcctataaataacttctccgtctgagcaattccttgcaccaagtctccaagatcttcccaaaatttctccttcgaactcgtatccaaccctacttgaggtgcgtacgcactaatcacattgataagttcttgtcctattacaatcttgattgccatgattctatctcctaccctcttgacatctacaacatgttgtaccaaggtcttgttcacgatgatgccaacaccgtttctcgttctatttgtgcccgaataccaaagtttaaaccctgagttttctagatcctttgccttactaccaacccacttagtttcttgtaggcacataatatttatccttctcctcaccataactttcactacttccatagattttcccgttaaggttcctatattccacgttcctaaacgcattttgctctcttgaactctacccttctgtcctagcttcttcatcctcccccgtctaataggatcaacgtacttcttttgtgtgtcccgggtaaagttgataggagcatatgctcccaaacaactttgagtggagtcgttcgaaaagaagtttctatggcccccttgctcatttaacactgcatccgggtgccgatggagatacagcgacccttgctcacttatcactgtgctcgggccacacagcgcgccacttacgggtgacgccctagctttagcgcgattttgttctggattcattttcataaggattcgacgtgatcatggagtgccggctgtcgactacctgacgccctccccctcctcctttatccgggcttgggaccggccatgtaagacatggGCGGAGTTACTTTCAATCTATACATGTGTAAAATCTTTTCTTGTGcttatataaattttttgtatTGTAACGCGCTTTCTGTGTCAAACGTCGCCGATATTTTTCTCCATGGGAATGAGTGGaaggtcctcctcctcctcctcgatGCGGTTTTTAATTGCAGCTTTTATTGTTTTTAGCTTATCCCCTCAAACGATTTGTAACGCCACCCAGCTAAAGTGTACCTCTTCCTGCGGCCATATCCGCAATATAAGCTACCCTTTTTGCGGCAACTCAGGATACACTCTGTCTTGTGAGAGCAACAAAACCATACTAAACATACCTTCATCTGGCGATTACTACGTACAGGCAATCAACTACCATAACCAAACAATCCGACTTGTCGATCCGGGCCTTGACAAGAGCAATTGCTCCTCCCTTCCTCTTCATTCTCTGTCTCTTCCTTATGAGTATTTCCAAATTCCGACGACACCTGGGAATTGTACAGCATCATCAACAGATTCATCAGCGATATGTACGGAAATTGGCACAACAAATTTAACATTTTTGAAGTGTCCGCGTCCAATGAATTCATCTCTTTACGTGGACGCTGCTCCATGTTTTCCTGTTGAATCTGCTTCTACTTCATCTTCGTCGATGTCGTCATCCCAACCAAAATCGTATGGCTATGTCAAGATTGGATCTTTAGAGGTAGGGCAGATGAAAGACGGTTGCAGCATAGAGCGAACGACTTATGCCTACTTGTTCGACGGCTACAACGCTTCTTATAAATCCATACACAATTCTCTGGTTTATGGATTTGAGCTTCAATATATCCGAGATGGTCCCTTTTCCTGCAGAAACCCATGGTGGAATTTCAAGTGGGATTTCGAGTGTTATCCGCACAGCGTTCGAGGTGAGTAGGGAATAaatctcaattttcttttttacttcaTTATCATCTTTTGTAGGAAATTCAtttctataaaataaataaaattaaaattaaaattgcagGGCCATGGTCATCctttgtaaaaaattatttttaaataaaaatgtcaGACCAAATTCATATATTATCTTTAATTGAAGAGGCTTCTTAataatttatcatttttaaacttatactttaaatttattgattaatttaaataaactacttgttttttaaatttagtcattgaatttgaatcaattattaCAACTAAGTAGTTGGCACCAAAAAAGGCTAAGAAGAGGGCTACATTTGGCCAGTTTGTCATTTTTAAGCTTGTGGACCATTGGAGATGGCCAAATATATTAGACAAAGAAATAACAAGTTTGAGCAAGTGACCATTTACCACAGTAATAAAAATATGTTGTGCTCTTACATGATAACATGAGGTTCGAATCATGTCAATGACATATATAACCTTTACCTTactaatgtaaaaaaaataaaaaaataaagtttgaaattttaatttaaaatcaaCTGGTGTGGGCCAAGTATTTTACATTTTTCCCTCTTTGTCACCGCaggtttttttcaatttctatgGGTGCTGATTCAATGTAAGAGATCTATCCATGGGAGCTTATATGACATTTAATTTATCCTCTATTTcgagagttcttatattccttTTGAATTGGTTTGACCCTTGGCTTCTTCCACCCCTTCATCTAGAGGTGCTACTTTCTAGAGAACGtgtcttttcaatttgaattgAGATCCAAATATTCAGAACATGTTGTGTAGTCTAAAAGCATCTCTAAAGAGGTCAAATCCAAAATATCaaagtattttaaaaaaaatatttaaatatttgatgaatttttatataaaactgTTGTGGTTAtgttaaatgattaaaaatgaTATAATATTAATGTCAAATTATTTTTGTGGTACATGTGATATGTCATTTTCAATGTGATCTTTGTTGTGAAAAAACTATTAATTAAACTCCCGTGGTGAGCCCTATTAACAATTGAGGTCCAAATCTAAAGTTCTGTTAGTCTTCCGTTAGATAAAATCATGTGACTATCATATGTGGATCGGTCAAaattaagtttatttattttgaaaaataaaaagacaaaaacatgattgaattaaaataaaaaaaaatgtaaagatAGAAAAACCCAGTAGTTAGACACTAAATTATACTAATTTCAGTAAACCCTAAATTATACTAAATGTTCATTGAATAAGATGTAATTTGGTTTGAAATGATGAATTTGACACTTCATGTGATAGTTATGTGAGTTTATTTAACAGAAGACTAACGAAAATTTAGATTTCGATCTTAATTGTTAACAAGGCCTACCACGAGGGCTTAATTAAAAACTTTTTCAGCAAGAGGGTTACATCGAAAGTGGTGTGTCATCACATGAtcacaaaaatatttggactaatattaaattatttatttatttattatttgtttatttattttatttatttataatctcTCCCACTTTCACTCTCTTTCCTCTCCCTCATTTTCTCCGCCGCTATTCCTCCCTCATCTCAACTTCACTGGATCTTCGAGAGCAACACCGTCGTCAGTGTTGGCATGGCCACCGTCAACATCTCCACCCACAACTTCGAGGCCGGCGCCTCCATTCTCCACCCCAGGAACTTGCACGCTTTTGAACTACACCAAGCTCCTCAACTTCGCCGTCAAAagcccctcctcctcctcttctgcacTTCAAATCAAAGCTTCCCTTTGCTGATAAGATTGTTTTGCTTTCCAATTCACTCGTCATGCTCTTCAGATACGGCTTCTCCCTTGTCAGGATGGACAAGGTTGTTGAGgtataaaagtaaataaataaaaggtttGTTTATTGAGTTTTAACTTAGGGTTTTGTTATTGAATTTGGTAAATTTCTTTGTGGTGCAGATAAGATTGTTTGGCATCttattaatttattgggtgTTAATttggtgaagtccttgcctatgAGAATCATCAATCCTGCTACTGAAGAAATCATGGTCCTTTTCTCACCCTAAGCATTTCTGTCAATTAAATTAATTTCTGggttgttttttaaatttaattactgtttaatcATTGCATTTGATCGTGTGTAGGATCTAGAAGGAGGAGAGGGATAGTCGTTGGTGCAGTGGTGGTGGTCGGTGTTGAGCGGGAGTGGGAGGGACGGCGGCGGTCCTAGGGACAAGGACTCATTTTGAAAAACTAACGAGGGTGTAGGAAAGTTTCATTAAACATGCACTGTTGCTCTGCATGTTTTGGAAAAGGGCTAGATTTTCAAAGCTATGTTTTGCTGCTTGAGCTTTTAGTCTTTTTTTTCACCCTCAATTTAAAAAAGCTGGTTTTagagtgtttaccaaacactaaaaAGACCCCAATTTATCTTCATacctgcatttttttttttaatttcagctGTACCAAACTGGTACTAAGAGCCACAGACTTTCTTTAATTACACTATATTTTTGTTGCACCTTACAAGAGTGGTATTTAATCAATCACATAAACATGTACCTAACAAATAATATAGTGCATCCTCTATGGATATGAAAAACTGCAACAAATTTCAATGTTAATCCAGGTGTGCGTAGGAGCGATATGTTTGTAACTACCTCCAGGGTATATGTATGATGGCTCATCAGAAATTTTTGAATGATGGCTTATCAGAAATTGGAAACCAAAATAGCTCCCATAATTGATTAGGGGCTATATCTATGATGGCTTAACAGAAATTTTTATCTATAATAATGCTTTGCACTTCGAAAACTAGCTAGTTatttctcattgattttgtTAATATATCTTCTTGTATTTCTTGGGTATTTAATGTTCTTCACAATATTCACTTTACAAAGTTCAAGCTCTAGtcaagtttgatttactcttcgTTCTGTTCTAAACGCAGATCTTCTACGGCCCGGGCTCGTACTCGAATATTTCGGTAAGAGCTTTGCTGATATATATGATATCCAATATTGAgcatatacattttttttttttggtaaatattGAGCATATATACTTTGATTCAAGGCAACAAGTCAATTTCTTTTCTCATgatgttttttgtgatttactCCAATGTTCAGTACTATCTGTCGGGGCAAAATTTCTACTTGGGGCACCATTCGTGACTGCGTTTTTGATCTATACATGGAAAAGAAGACATTTGTCAATGTACAACTCCATAGAAGAATTTTTGCATGGTGAAAAGACTTTAGTGCCAATAAGGTACTCGTACTCGAACATCAAGAAGATGTCtaacaaatttaaagaaaaacttgGTGAAGGAGGGTATGGATCAGTTTTTAAAGCAAGGTTACGGAGTGGACGTTTTGGGGCAATTAAGATGTTGGATAAGCCCAAAGGCAATGGACAAGATTTCATCAGCGAGGTAAATACGATTGGGAGGATTCACCATGTTAATGTGGTTCAGCTTGTTGGTTATTGTGTTGAAGGAACAAAGCATGCTTTGGTATATGACTTCATGCTCAACGGATCTCTTGATAAATACATTTATTGCAAAGAAGGAAGTATCCCATTAAGTTGCAAGACAACGTACGAGATTGCACTTGGAGTGGCCCGAGGGATCAAATATCTACATGAAGGTTGTGACATGCAAATTTTACATTTTGACATCAAGCCTCACAATATTCTTCTTGACGAGAATTTCGTACCAAAGATTTCTGACTTTGGGCTGGCAAAATTATACCCGGTAGATAATAGTATTGTGTCTCTAACAGCAGCAAGGGGTACAATGGGATACATGGCTCCTGAGCTATTCTACAAGAATATTGGCGGTGTTTCGTTTAAAGCGGATGTTTATAGTTTTGGAATGTTGTTGATGGAAATGGCAAGCCGAAGGAAGAATTTGAATGCATTGGCAGAGCATTCAAGCCAACTTTACTTCCCGTCATGGGTTTACAATCAATATAATGAAGGAAAAGACTTCGAGGTGGGAGAAGTTGTGGAGGAGGAAAAACCATTAATAAGAAAAATGATTATAACCGCCTTGTGGTGTATACAATTGAAGCCAAGCGATCGACCATCAATGAAGGAAGTCCTACAGATGCTCGAGGGAGATGTTGAATTGCTTCGAATGCCTCCGGAGCCTCTTCTATATCCACAAGAGATGCCCGTAGGTGCTCCTAATGATAATCCGAATCCATCATATTCCAAGGTGGAGTTAACATCTTCTTTGACGGGTAGGTGAAGACACGCAACTAGCATGGACTCTGTCAGTTTGAATCTCAATGCAATGTTTCTGGTTTTGTAGTCGTACTGTGTGCATGTACATTGaatgttaaaactccctttcaGTGATGTTAAATATGTTGTTTAGTACAACATATTTTCATGATTCCAGGGATAAATAACATATTTCATGAAGGACATGTTGTATGATTCATGAAGAcgatattttctaatttttgttcCAAGAAATTATTAGTTGTGATGATTGTTCGCTCGTGCTGGTAATTCTGGTTCTCATGGGCTCACGCTGGCTGCTCTTACATAGCTCCGGTTGTTATTTGTCCGTGTAGGGAGGGACCTCCCTAGTCAATATcgaaaaccttttttttttttcttcttgtgagtacaacaatatttttacactaagggaggGCGGTTCGTCTATGCCACACAAtggacaacctaatttggtatcgaattttcCATCTACAAGATTCggacctaagacctcttacttacaagcgAAGAGGAATATACTGAGTGGCAATATTCGAAACCTTTTAGTTTGCCAAGTCATTTCTTAGTTAGAAGTTTTTTAAGAGAGTTGAGGTTCCACcgtaaaaccaattggtaacATGAGAGTAGtctaattacttataagcacatgtaagGTCTCTTCTTTCTCCGACGTGGaattcattttctaaaaaatttgTCTGAGAATCCCTCCTTTTCTATTTGAAATGCTGCCTGCTCTGTACTGTGCAACCAGTTTATAGCTTTGGTGGAGGACTCAGCCTCATTATAATTTCCTAAGATTCTTGAACGTAATGTCTATCACTCGCTGGAGCATCATTGTGATTGTAAGCCAAATGGAAGATTTGTTGatcacatccttggtgaagatattCAATTCCTTTGGCAAATGGCTACATCTTGCAGCTTATCCCACATGCAGTGATCTAATGAACAACAGCTCGTCTAAATCCATAAACGCAGAGCCAACCAAGGGAATAGCATGGTTGATATGACCCATTGTTCCCCCTTTATTTATGAACTCTTCCCGATCTCCCCTTCCAATTGTATAATATCTTGTGGTTCACCGCCTCGTATTTCGGATACATTGAAATATCTCTAATTTCTTAGAACTATTGAGAATCAACAGAAGATAGCTTTCCTTTAAAAACAGTTCCACATATAGGCTCCTAGGCCTAACTTGTCTATGAACTGAATTGTAATCCCCTTACTATCGGGATACGAATACCTGCTCGGTTTGAGAGCCTTGTAATCCTCCAAAAatctttcaatttttaatcaattcactctcattttcttttatatCGGAGCAATATACTTGATATGCTGCAACAAGTAGTAATACAACTAATGATTCCAGGGATGCACCTGTAAATTAAACCTGGAGTAAATATTTCCAGGGACACCCGAATCAGAAATTTATTTTGCctggtttttgagtttttaggaTAAATCACTTTTATTTTCACGTACAAATCTTTCCGTTGCACAAAAACATTCGCTAGAGACCAAGGATCTAGAGTTGGGCCCTTATCCCCacacttgaattctttgcaggTATTTTGGGTTTCTCCATGCACTTTGGAGATGAAGAGTAAGATTAAGTAAaaggaagaaatgagagttttcTGCACTTTTGAGGTCATACTATTGCTCATGGATTTGTTTTTGAGATGAACAAACTATCAGTATCTGGATGGATATGCATGTGCCCAATCCAATATCAACATGTCGGAGAAAATTAGTTAAGTTGGTCAAGGCACCGGCACCGTAAGGTTTTGGTTCAATAAAACTGATGTGTAAATTTTAAACACATGATATTATTTTAGGGCACTTTAACGGAAAGTTCCTgatgatactgttcactttaacaaaaaaaccacatttttacactaaaaaatcaatcatggtactattcactttaccctttatttaaaacttaaagttttcaaacttttttcattaattttcctattaTTTTATAGGTCAGGCTATCATCACCTTGTCAGTGCTCCCATTCAATATAAGTGGCATCATTAGCTAGAGGGACTCAATGAAACCGATGTTTAGTCCATATGGTGTCACTGTCAAATAATATCTCGCCATGTGTTCAGAAAGTACTCTATCCATCCGATGAGTGACGGACATATGGTGAATGGTGTGTGAGAAAATCTCTCCATTAGCTGAGAGGATTATGGAAAAGAGAAAATTGCATAAACAGTACTTGGACATTTTCACCTTTGTGCATCTAGCGTCCAAACTAATAAAATTACTTGACTACCCATACATTTCGACAATACTAGAAATTGCTATCCGCGTGTTGATGCGGGATAAAGAATTGTAAGAAATATTATGTATGAAAGATATAAAAATTTGCTCATTGTGATAGAAGATTAATAATATTTACATTGAAAACATTAGAAAGATGTTCATGTACCAAAGATTAAATCGATAAAGCTGACGTACAAAAAATCATAGCTCAACGTAATACaacttttcataaaaaatttgactaaaccaaaaaccaaacacaTGAAAGTCAAACTTTGAGATCCAATTATCTTCCCAAGCTTCAAAATCGAATTCAATCAACTTAATTACACTGACAAATCAATAATATCAAAATCAGCTAGGACCAACTCAAACAACCCAACACCCCCACATCAACACACACAACTAATACAGAATCTATTTGACCTCataaaaatgaaaggaaaactaatgaaaaaggcttgaaaactttgagttttaatcaaaatgacaaaaatgtgttgtatgtGAATAGTGTCATGAGtgattttttaaagtaaaattgtcattttttcgggagtgttttgttaaactCCCAAAAATGAAATATGCAGAGGAATAGAACATTTTCCAAAGTATAAAATCCAAACGAAATTTCTGACCTCTCCTCCTTGAGCATTTTCAAACACTTCCTTGCAAATTGAATTGGCAACACAccgttgatgttgttgatgttGATATGTAGCTGTTTAtccaaggaaaacaaaaaataaaaacaaattgaaagaCAGTTATTTAGCGAGAGTCGATAATATCATTTTTGCCTTAAGAGAAGCAACATAGAAATATACAactaactaaaaataaatttttacagAAATATCTCCCAAAATATGTGGAGCTACCTGATTAAGTGGGTTCTTTGGCGTTCCATACTCAGCAGCTAGAAAACCAAAAACATGTCATGCATTGCAGAGAAGGTTAATGGGATAAACGTCAAGTTCATCAATCATATTTGCATGATAGAAGCTGCTGGAATAAATTCAATCATATTCATTATCCAATctagaaaatttaaaatgtaaACATACAaaagatatacatatatattatatttctgTCTTTGATAAGTGCTTTGCAGACAATCacacttttttttctcttattttgAAAGAAGTATATTGTCTGCAATTTTattaaagtaaataaaataatataatattagaacaATGCCCTTAAACTATGAACATTTAATGTGGAGAAATTGGAAGTTGAAATAAGTCGAATACGACATAAGACAGAggagaaaattcaaagaatatTGTGATCAAAATCGGAACTCAGTGAGAGTTCAACAGAAAGATCAATGGAAAATGCACTCACACACCAACTTGAAAGAAAACCTAGTGTCAAATCATTGTGTCAGAAATAGAAAAATGCAAACTTTATATGGAAAATGAAGATTTACTTGCAGACTGGCAGCAACAAAAGCAAACGGAATACAACAGGAGTTACTGCAAT
This is a stretch of genomic DNA from Malus domestica chromosome 02, GDT2T_hap1. It encodes these proteins:
- the LOC103410239 gene encoding rust resistance kinase Lr10-like isoform X1, with amino-acid sequence MVEFQVGFRVLSAQRSRQQVNFFSHDVFCDLLQCSVLSVGAKFLLGAPFVTAFLIYTWKRRHLSMYNSIEEFLHGEKTLVPIRYSYSNIKKMSNKFKEKLGEGGYGSVFKARLRSGRFGAIKMLDKPKGNGQDFISEVNTIGRIHHVNVVQLVGYCVEGTKHALVYDFMLNGSLDKYIYCKEGSIPLSCKTTYEIALGVARGIKYLHEGCDMQILHFDIKPHNILLDENFVPKISDFGLAKLYPVDNSIVSLTAARGTMGYMAPELFYKNIGGVSFKADVYSFGMLLMEMASRRKNLNALAEHSSQLYFPSWVYNQYNEGKDFEVGEVVEEEKPLIRKMIITALWCIQLKPSDRPSMKEVLQMLEGDVELLRMPPEPLLYPQEMPVGAPNDNPNPSYSKVELTSSLTGR
- the LOC103410239 gene encoding rust resistance kinase Lr10-like isoform X2 — encoded protein: MYNSIEEFLHGEKTLVPIRYSYSNIKKMSNKFKEKLGEGGYGSVFKARLRSGRFGAIKMLDKPKGNGQDFISEVNTIGRIHHVNVVQLVGYCVEGTKHALVYDFMLNGSLDKYIYCKEGSIPLSCKTTYEIALGVARGIKYLHEGCDMQILHFDIKPHNILLDENFVPKISDFGLAKLYPVDNSIVSLTAARGTMGYMAPELFYKNIGGVSFKADVYSFGMLLMEMASRRKNLNALAEHSSQLYFPSWVYNQYNEGKDFEVGEVVEEEKPLIRKMIITALWCIQLKPSDRPSMKEVLQMLEGDVELLRMPPEPLLYPQEMPVGAPNDNPNPSYSKVELTSSLTGR